From Bacteroidota bacterium, the proteins below share one genomic window:
- a CDS encoding transposase: MRKSKFTEAQIVAILAQYEQGIKVTDIYREHGISQPTFYQWQRKYSGMDVSELKQLKELEQKPGQAKRIVADLTLEGRVLLGVIAKGALARPEAEAGGLYSV, encoded by the coding sequence ATGCGAAAATCAAAGTTCACAGAGGCTCAGATAGTGGCCATTCTGGCGCAGTATGAGCAGGGAATCAAGGTCACGGACATCTACCGGGAGCATGGCATCAGTCAACCGACCTTTTACCAGTGGCAGCGGAAGTATTCGGGGATGGATGTTTCCGAACTGAAGCAACTGAAGGAGTTGGAACAGAAGCCAGGCCAGGCTAAACGAATTGTGGCGGATCTGACCCTGGAGGGCCGGGTATTGTTGGGTGTAATCGCGAAAGGCGCTTTGGCCCGCCCGGAAGCGGAAGCTGGTGGGTTGTATTCGGTCTAG